In a single window of the Nitrospira sp. genome:
- a CDS encoding ABC transporter permease — protein MRRLFYLVREAWANMRTNRMTTIVAILTTAFTLTCVGIFLLLYVNLQHVAGWLQEDVKIMVYLEDRLSRDGRLQMELMLKSDRMVASVLYISKEQALTEFRTQFPADSHLLEGLGENPLPASFVVTLAPSYRSPEAVKDWVEQVQTMEGVAKVDYNQQWISLLADMIGYIELAAIGVGILLSAAAVTIIGNTIRLALFARRGEIEILRLIGATGTFIRVPYFMEGAVLGACGSALSLGILKLGFELFRQQVQFVSRFSGMEGLISFFPFSACLTLVLAGMALGFTGSVVSLLRVGDGRV, from the coding sequence ATGAGACGGCTCTTTTATCTTGTTCGGGAGGCCTGGGCCAACATGCGGACCAATCGCATGACGACGATTGTCGCCATCTTGACCACGGCTTTTACGTTGACGTGTGTCGGAATCTTTCTCTTACTCTATGTGAATTTGCAGCATGTGGCGGGATGGCTCCAAGAAGACGTGAAGATCATGGTCTATTTGGAGGATCGTCTGTCGCGGGATGGGCGTTTGCAGATGGAATTGATGCTCAAGTCCGATCGCATGGTTGCCAGTGTGCTGTATATTTCAAAGGAGCAAGCCCTGACGGAGTTCCGCACGCAGTTTCCCGCCGACTCTCATCTGCTCGAGGGGCTTGGCGAGAATCCGCTTCCGGCTTCGTTCGTCGTGACGCTCGCCCCGAGCTATCGTTCTCCCGAGGCCGTGAAAGACTGGGTCGAACAAGTTCAAACCATGGAAGGGGTAGCGAAGGTCGACTATAATCAACAATGGATCAGCCTCTTGGCCGACATGATTGGCTATATCGAGCTGGCCGCGATCGGTGTGGGGATTCTCCTCTCTGCCGCTGCAGTGACGATTATTGGCAATACGATCAGGCTGGCCTTGTTTGCCAGACGGGGAGAGATCGAAATTCTTCGCTTGATCGGAGCCACCGGGACATTTATTCGTGTTCCATACTTCATGGAAGGGGCGGTGCTCGGAGCCTGTGGGAGCGCCTTATCCTTGGGCATTCTTAAACTCGGCTTCGAGTTGTTTCGGCAACAAGTTCAGTTTGTTAGCCGCTTCAGCGGAATGGAGGGCCTGATTTCATTTTTTCCATTTTCAGCTTGTCTCACGCTGGTCTTGGCTGGAATGGCGCTGGGGTTTACCGGGAGTGTTGTCTCTCTTCTGCGTGTCGGAGATGGGCGTGTATGA
- a CDS encoding thiazole synthase encodes MADDRLVIAGREFKSRLWVGTGKYKDFAETKKAIEVSGADVVTVAVRRVNITDRSKENLLDYIDPKKYTILPNTAGCYTVEDAVRYSRLARAAGVSDLVKLEVLGDEKTLFPDTAGLIEAAKILIKEGFIVLPYTNDDPIVAKKLVDIGCPAVMPLAAPIGSGLGIRNPYNLKIIMETVKVPIIVDAGVGTASDAALAMELGADAVLMNTAIAGAQDPIAMAEAMKYAVDAGRLAYKAGRIPRKLYATASSPIEGML; translated from the coding sequence ATGGCAGATGATCGACTGGTTATTGCAGGACGAGAGTTTAAGTCCAGGCTATGGGTCGGGACGGGAAAATACAAAGACTTTGCGGAAACGAAAAAGGCGATTGAAGTGTCGGGAGCCGATGTGGTGACCGTCGCCGTTCGTCGAGTGAATATTACTGATCGATCGAAAGAGAATCTGCTCGACTACATTGATCCGAAAAAGTATACGATCCTTCCCAATACCGCGGGCTGTTACACTGTGGAAGATGCGGTCAGGTACTCACGGTTGGCTCGTGCGGCCGGTGTCTCTGACCTGGTGAAACTGGAAGTGCTCGGGGATGAGAAGACTCTCTTCCCTGATACGGCTGGTCTCATCGAAGCAGCGAAGATTCTGATTAAAGAAGGGTTCATCGTCCTTCCGTACACGAATGACGATCCCATCGTCGCGAAGAAGCTTGTGGACATCGGCTGTCCAGCTGTGATGCCCTTGGCCGCACCGATCGGATCGGGTCTGGGGATTCGTAATCCGTACAATTTGAAGATCATCATGGAAACTGTGAAGGTGCCGATCATCGTTGATGCCGGTGTCGGAACAGCATCCGACGCAGCTTTGGCGATGGAATTGGGGGCGGATGCAGTCCTCATGAATACTGCTATTGCCGGCGCACAGGATCCGATTGCCATGGCGGAAGCGATGAAGTATGCGGTTGATGCCGGTCGCCTGGCCTACAAAGCTGGTCGTATCCCCAGGAAACTCTATGCGACGGCGAGTAGTCCGATTGAAGGAATGCTGTAG
- the thiS gene encoding sulfur carrier protein ThiS codes for MKIHVNGEARSWRSGATVADLLRELDIKTERVAVELNLEILDRATFGQRQIKDGDRVEIMSFIGGGSSSRGQHGR; via the coding sequence ATTAAAATCCATGTGAACGGCGAAGCTCGGTCCTGGCGCAGCGGTGCAACGGTCGCGGATTTATTGAGAGAGTTGGACATCAAGACCGAACGGGTGGCTGTGGAACTGAATCTTGAAATTCTGGATCGTGCAACCTTTGGGCAACGCCAGATCAAGGACGGAGATCGGGTGGAGATTATGAGTTTCATCGGAGGGGGATCATCCTCAAGAGGGCAACATGGCAGATGA
- a CDS encoding histidinol-phosphatase → MQDNNQQLATIFRSMADLLSTQRANPYRVRAYRRAADALLALEEDVAVVAERQALEEIDGIGTDLAKKIDEFLETGTIRVYEELKTPLPEEVKSWATLPGLSDSLVSYLYFRLGIKTLPDLVQLIQSHLLRTLPSFSGSEEKLLQAVQQRIKNPEH, encoded by the coding sequence ATGCAAGACAACAACCAGCAACTCGCCACCATCTTTCGATCAATGGCTGATCTTCTATCGACTCAGCGAGCGAACCCCTATCGGGTGCGGGCCTATCGACGTGCAGCCGATGCGTTGCTTGCTCTCGAGGAAGATGTGGCAGTGGTAGCAGAGCGCCAGGCGCTTGAAGAAATAGACGGGATCGGCACGGATTTGGCCAAAAAGATCGACGAGTTTCTTGAAACTGGGACTATCCGCGTCTACGAGGAGCTGAAGACTCCGCTTCCGGAGGAGGTCAAGAGTTGGGCAACGCTTCCGGGACTGTCGGATTCACTCGTGTCCTACTTATACTTCCGACTGGGCATCAAGACACTGCCTGACCTAGTGCAGCTCATCCAATCGCACTTACTTCGCACCCTCCCGAGCTTCTCAGGGTCGGAAGAGAAGTTGCTTCAAGCCGTTCAACAACGGATTAAAAATCCCGAGCATTAG
- a CDS encoding peptidoglycan DD-metalloendopeptidase family protein translates to MRSPLLLLIGVLVFSGWGVNVDAATDPLAEKIQRERKHLETLKDKIEEKRKRADAAEKKRESVLQGLQSLDERLVRHRQDHHDINRKLRQKDRELEEITEQLVAMRTSIQTRREAILARLRVQYMEGRFGYVKALLTAGSYNDLQRRGQYLSAVSQKDYELLRGFRTDMGRMEQGERQRADARDGLMVFKQSIEKKLTDIRVLQKEKTLYLTKITHQKDAYQRAVEELERSASRVDHLLQDLESRRRTVAMHPPTTASLPRGVRGALPWPVEGQVVSFFGRQKHPTFDTYVQRKGIDIRTTEGSLIHAVMSGSVVYADWLKGYGLVIILDHANGFFSLYAHASKILIQVGDQVVAGQSIGETGDTGMTGENTLYFELREGAEPVDPLHWLAKR, encoded by the coding sequence ATGAGATCCCCCCTCCTGCTGCTGATAGGGGTTCTGGTGTTCAGCGGATGGGGCGTGAACGTTGATGCGGCCACAGATCCCCTCGCCGAAAAAATTCAGCGTGAGCGAAAGCATCTTGAAACGCTGAAAGACAAGATAGAAGAAAAGCGGAAGCGGGCCGACGCAGCGGAAAAAAAACGGGAATCCGTTCTGCAAGGACTCCAATCCCTGGATGAACGGTTGGTTCGTCATCGGCAAGATCACCACGACATCAATCGGAAATTGCGGCAAAAGGATCGGGAACTGGAGGAAATTACGGAACAGTTGGTGGCGATGCGGACCAGCATTCAGACACGGCGAGAGGCCATTTTGGCCCGACTTCGCGTGCAGTACATGGAAGGTCGCTTCGGATACGTAAAGGCGCTCTTGACGGCTGGTTCGTACAATGACCTTCAACGTCGCGGACAGTATCTCTCCGCTGTCTCGCAAAAAGACTACGAACTCCTGCGGGGATTTCGAACCGATATGGGCAGGATGGAGCAGGGCGAGCGTCAGCGGGCGGATGCCCGAGATGGCCTGATGGTCTTCAAGCAAAGCATCGAAAAGAAGCTGACCGATATCCGAGTCCTTCAAAAAGAGAAAACGCTCTATCTGACAAAAATCACCCATCAGAAGGATGCCTATCAACGGGCGGTCGAAGAACTGGAACGGTCGGCTTCACGGGTCGATCACTTGCTGCAAGACCTGGAATCGCGTCGACGAACCGTAGCCATGCACCCGCCCACGACGGCATCGCTTCCACGCGGCGTTCGGGGGGCACTACCGTGGCCGGTCGAAGGGCAGGTGGTGTCGTTCTTCGGGCGGCAGAAACACCCCACCTTCGATACCTATGTCCAGCGCAAAGGAATTGATATTCGTACGACCGAGGGAAGTTTGATTCATGCGGTGATGTCCGGGAGCGTCGTCTATGCGGACTGGTTGAAAGGGTACGGACTCGTTATAATCCTTGACCATGCCAATGGATTCTTCTCGCTGTATGCCCATGCGTCCAAGATTCTGATCCAGGTTGGTGATCAGGTGGTCGCAGGTCAGTCGATTGGCGAAACCGGAGACACGGGCATGACGGGGGAAAATACATTATACTTTGAGTTGCGTGAGGGAGCTGAGCCGGTCGATCCGCTCCACTGGCTGGCGAAGAGATAG
- a CDS encoding S41 family peptidase: protein MEQQPRRKSWVVGPMIALALLCGVIIGKGWERTGHASETYEELKTFSEVLNQVQKHYVDETKPKDLIQGAIRGMLSTLDPHSAYMTPEMYKEMQVETRGEFGGVGIQIGVKDNRLAVIAPIEGTPAHRAGIKAGDFIVKVNEDPTKDLTLMDAVQKMRGPKGSKVNLTIQRESAPEPLVFTLVRDTIKIESVKSKVIDNLGYVRLTQFQEATGRDLAKAIKQFKEQKVQGAILDLRNNPGGLLTAAVDVSEQFLPTGKLVVYTKSREGKKDEWFAKAKDQLEDLPVIILVNEGSASASEIVAGALQDWGRGLVVGTTSFGKGSVQTILALGDGSGLRLTTAKYYTPKGRSIQSTGITPDIVVKLAMPVVAKGSEGKSGDKETEPKAVKPPTGKDAAPQNGKSPEEGGSKNGTPPPALPEAGGELSLEQDVQLQKAVELLKSWKIFKELKPS from the coding sequence ATGGAACAGCAGCCGCGGCGGAAATCTTGGGTGGTCGGGCCGATGATTGCACTTGCCCTGCTCTGTGGCGTCATCATCGGGAAGGGCTGGGAGCGGACCGGTCATGCCAGCGAAACCTATGAGGAACTCAAGACCTTCTCGGAAGTGCTGAACCAGGTTCAGAAGCACTATGTCGACGAGACCAAACCAAAAGATTTGATTCAAGGTGCCATTCGCGGGATGCTCTCCACCCTCGATCCGCACTCAGCCTACATGACGCCTGAGATGTACAAAGAGATGCAGGTGGAGACCAGGGGAGAGTTCGGAGGAGTCGGAATCCAAATCGGTGTGAAGGACAACCGTCTGGCGGTGATTGCACCGATTGAGGGCACACCCGCTCATCGAGCCGGTATCAAGGCAGGGGATTTCATCGTCAAGGTGAATGAGGATCCGACCAAAGATTTGACGCTGATGGATGCCGTGCAGAAGATGCGAGGCCCGAAAGGGAGTAAAGTCAATCTGACCATTCAACGGGAAAGTGCCCCAGAGCCCTTAGTCTTTACGCTCGTTCGGGATACCATCAAGATTGAAAGTGTCAAGTCGAAGGTGATCGATAACCTTGGCTATGTCCGGCTCACCCAGTTCCAAGAAGCCACAGGGAGAGACCTGGCCAAAGCGATCAAGCAATTTAAAGAGCAGAAGGTCCAGGGCGCGATTCTCGACCTGCGAAACAATCCGGGCGGATTGCTGACCGCGGCGGTCGATGTGTCCGAACAATTCCTGCCGACTGGGAAGCTGGTGGTGTATACCAAGAGTCGAGAAGGGAAGAAGGATGAATGGTTTGCGAAGGCCAAAGATCAATTGGAGGATCTTCCCGTTATTATCCTTGTGAATGAAGGATCGGCGAGCGCATCGGAAATCGTCGCGGGAGCGCTCCAAGATTGGGGGAGAGGCCTCGTAGTGGGGACCACCTCATTTGGAAAAGGATCGGTTCAGACGATCTTGGCCTTGGGAGATGGGTCTGGTCTTCGCCTCACGACGGCGAAGTATTATACGCCCAAAGGTCGCTCAATCCAGTCGACCGGGATCACGCCCGATATTGTAGTGAAGCTGGCTATGCCAGTGGTAGCCAAGGGTTCTGAAGGAAAATCGGGAGACAAGGAAACCGAGCCGAAAGCCGTCAAGCCTCCAACGGGGAAGGATGCCGCACCACAGAATGGGAAGTCTCCGGAGGAGGGAGGATCGAAGAATGGGACGCCCCCACCAGCCTTACCCGAAGCGGGCGGGGAGCTGTCGCTTGAGCAGGATGTTCAGCTCCAGAAGGCGGTGGAATTGTTGAAGAGCTGGAAAATCTTCAAGGAGCTCAAGCCATCGTAG